In one window of Balaenoptera musculus isolate JJ_BM4_2016_0621 chromosome 10, mBalMus1.pri.v3, whole genome shotgun sequence DNA:
- the LOC118902070 gene encoding chymotrypsin A-like — translation MSWPWLVSLQYQGQHYCGGALIGRQWVLTAAHCNFSTVTDNLVIGRSYLWNTGNRDLIPVKAVYTHPSFTQFPPNDDLCLLHLENPVELGKFVSPICLPGKDDKINLLSKCMTAGWGITEPHQDEFPKTVQQAKVPLISSTSCRSYWGLDIKNTNICGGAAGSSSCMGDSGGPLQCAQDGQYKLIGIVSWGSSNCHPAAPTVFTRISAYRDWITSVTGGEA, via the exons ATGTCGTGGCCCTGGCTGGTCAGTCTGCAGTACCAAGGACAGCATTACTGTGGAGGTGCTCTGATTGGGAGACAGTGGGTCCTGACAGCGGCACACTGCAACTTCAG TACTGTCACAGACAACTTGGTAATAGGAAGAAGTTACCTGTGGAATACAGGAAATAGAGATTTGATACCAGTGAAAGCTGTATACACTCACCCCAGCTTCACACAATTTCCTCCCAATGATGATCTATGCTTGTTGCATCTGGAAAACCCTGTTGAACTAG GAAAGTTTGTATCTCCAATCTGTTTGCCAgggaaagatgataaaataaatttactttccaAATGTATGACTGCTGGATGGGGAATAACTGAACCTCATC AAGATGAATTTCCTAAAACGGTGCAGCAGGCAAAGGTACCACTGATTAGTAGTACATCTTGTCGAAGCTACTGGGGACTGGATATTAAAAACACCAATATATGCGGAGGGGCTGCAGGATCATCCTCCTGTATG GGAGATTCTGGAGGACCACTGCAGTGTGCCCAGGATGGGCAGTACAAGCTCATCGGTATTGTGAGCTGGGGCAGCAGTAACTGCCATCCTGCCGCACCAACGGTCTTCACCAGAATTTCTGCTTATAGAGACTGGATCACATCTGTCACTGGAGGAGAAGCATAA